The following are encoded together in the Paraburkholderia sp. BL10I2N1 genome:
- a CDS encoding ABC transporter permease, protein MNIHAIRAIYRFEMARTWRTLMQSIIAPVISTSLYFVVFGAAIGSRIKEVDGISYGAFIVPGLIMLSLLSQSISNASFGIYFPRFTGTIYELLSAPVSYLEIVVSYVGAAATKSIALGLIILATAGLFVPLQVLHPFWMILFLVLTAITFSLLGFIIGIWANSFEKLQLVPLLIITPLTFLGGSFYSVNMLPPVWKVVTLFNPIVYLVSGFRWSFYGLADVSVEVSLGMTALFLAVFLAIVAWIFKTGYRLKT, encoded by the coding sequence ATGAACATTCACGCAATCCGCGCCATCTACCGCTTCGAGATGGCCCGCACGTGGCGCACGCTGATGCAAAGCATCATCGCGCCCGTCATCTCGACATCGCTCTATTTCGTCGTGTTCGGTGCGGCGATCGGCTCGCGCATCAAGGAAGTCGATGGCATCAGCTATGGCGCTTTCATCGTGCCTGGCCTGATCATGCTGTCGCTGTTGTCGCAAAGCATTTCCAACGCGTCATTCGGTATCTACTTTCCGCGGTTCACCGGCACGATCTACGAGCTGTTGTCAGCGCCCGTGTCCTACCTGGAGATCGTGGTGAGCTATGTCGGCGCCGCGGCGACCAAATCGATCGCGCTCGGTCTCATCATCCTGGCCACGGCGGGCCTCTTCGTGCCGCTTCAGGTGCTTCATCCGTTCTGGATGATCCTGTTCCTCGTGCTGACGGCGATCACGTTCAGTCTGCTGGGGTTCATCATCGGCATCTGGGCCAACAGTTTCGAGAAGCTGCAGCTCGTGCCGCTACTCATCATCACCCCGCTGACGTTTCTGGGCGGCAGCTTCTATTCCGTCAACATGCTGCCGCCGGTCTGGAAGGTCGTTACGCTGTTCAATCCGATCGTCTATCTGGTGAGCGGTTTTCGCTGGAGCTTTTATGGCCTGGCGGACGTTAGCGTCGAAGTCAGTCTCGGCATGACGGCGCTGTTTCTCGCGGTGTTTCTCGCTATCGTGGCGTGG
- a CDS encoding ABC transporter ATP-binding protein, whose protein sequence is MQPIISVSDLSKTYATGFHALKQINLSIRRGEIFALLGPNGAGKTTLISIICGIVNASAGKVIVDGHDIVENYRAARTMIGLVPQELTTDAFETVWATVSFSRGLFGRRANPAHIEKVLRDLSLWDKRNNKIITLSGGMKRRVLIAKALSHEPQVLFLDEPTAGVDVELRRDMWNLVRSLKSSGVTIILTTHYIDEAEEMADRIGVINGGEIMLVEEKHELMRKLGKKQLTLQLERALETIPSQLLPWKLEPSPDGTELTYTYDTQGERSSIIALLKDLNDSGIRFKDLQTTQSSLEDIFVSLVRKGQ, encoded by the coding sequence ATGCAGCCAATCATCTCGGTATCTGACCTTTCGAAAACCTACGCCACGGGTTTTCACGCGCTAAAGCAAATCAACCTGAGCATCCGGCGAGGAGAAATCTTCGCGTTGCTAGGGCCGAACGGCGCCGGCAAGACCACGCTCATCAGCATCATCTGCGGGATCGTCAACGCGTCTGCAGGCAAGGTGATCGTGGACGGCCACGACATCGTCGAAAACTACCGCGCCGCGCGGACCATGATCGGTCTCGTGCCGCAGGAACTGACCACCGATGCGTTCGAAACCGTGTGGGCCACGGTCTCATTCAGCCGGGGGCTGTTCGGCAGACGGGCGAATCCTGCTCACATCGAAAAGGTGCTCAGGGACCTGTCATTGTGGGACAAGCGCAACAACAAGATCATCACGCTTTCGGGCGGCATGAAGCGCCGCGTCCTGATCGCGAAGGCGTTGTCGCATGAACCACAGGTGCTGTTTCTCGACGAGCCGACCGCGGGCGTCGATGTCGAGTTGAGGCGCGACATGTGGAATCTGGTGCGCTCGCTCAAGTCCAGCGGCGTGACGATCATCCTGACCACCCACTATATCGACGAAGCCGAAGAGATGGCGGACCGGATCGGCGTGATCAACGGCGGCGAAATCATGCTGGTCGAAGAGAAGCATGAGTTGATGCGCAAGCTCGGCAAGAAGCAGTTGACGCTGCAACTGGAGCGCGCGCTCGAAACCATTCCATCTCAACTGCTGCCGTGGAAGCTGGAGCCGTCGCCCGACGGCACCGAGCTGACCTATACGTACGATACGCAAGGCGAACGCAGCAGCATCATCGCGCTCCTGAAAGACCTGAACGATTCAGGTATCCGTTTCAAGGATCTTCAGACGACACAGAGTTCTCTTGAAGACATCTTTGTCAGTCTGGTGAGGAAGGGTCAATGA
- a CDS encoding DUF72 domain-containing protein: protein MATRKTAGKAAQIRVGIGGWTFEPWRGVFYPEGLVQKRELEYASRKLTTIEINGTFYGSQKPTTFAKWHDETPDDFVFSLKAPRFATNRRVLAGAGETIERFFASGVLELKNKLGPVNWQLAPTKQFDPEDFEGFLKLLPQRIDGRAIRHAVEVRHDSFRDEAFVALAREYGVAIVVAGDSKYPQIADPTAPFVYARIMGTTESHPQGYADDALDLWTERARVWAAGGTPKGLETVRKPPAREGARDVYLYVISGFKALNPAAGIAMIERLASGA, encoded by the coding sequence ATGGCAACCCGAAAGACAGCAGGCAAAGCGGCGCAGATCCGCGTCGGCATCGGCGGCTGGACGTTCGAGCCGTGGCGCGGCGTGTTCTATCCGGAAGGGCTCGTGCAGAAGCGCGAACTTGAGTACGCCAGCCGCAAGCTGACCACGATCGAAATCAACGGCACGTTCTACGGCTCGCAGAAACCCACGACGTTCGCAAAATGGCATGACGAGACGCCTGACGACTTCGTCTTCTCGCTCAAGGCGCCGCGTTTTGCGACCAACCGGCGCGTGCTCGCCGGAGCAGGCGAAACCATCGAGCGGTTTTTCGCAAGTGGCGTGCTGGAACTGAAGAACAAGCTGGGACCTGTCAACTGGCAACTTGCCCCGACCAAACAATTCGACCCTGAAGACTTCGAAGGCTTTCTGAAGCTGTTGCCCCAACGTATCGACGGACGGGCGATACGCCACGCCGTCGAGGTACGGCACGACAGCTTTCGCGACGAGGCATTCGTTGCGCTCGCACGCGAGTATGGTGTCGCGATCGTGGTCGCGGGGGATTCGAAGTACCCGCAGATCGCGGACCCGACCGCTCCGTTCGTCTATGCGCGCATCATGGGCACAACCGAGTCGCACCCTCAGGGCTATGCCGACGATGCGCTCGATCTGTGGACTGAACGGGCGCGTGTCTGGGCAGCCGGTGGCACGCCGAAGGGACTCGAAACAGTCCGCAAGCCACCGGCCAGGGAAGGAGCACGTGACGTTTATCTGTACGTGATCAGCGGATTCAAGGCGCTTAACCCGGCTGCCGGCATCGCGATGATCGAGCGGCTCGCCAGCGGCGCCTGA
- a CDS encoding (2Fe-2S)-binding protein has translation MTSLNVNGRIVSVETDADMPLLWVLRCELRMTGTKFGCGVGICGACTVHLDGHAALSCQTPVSTVGEQKVTTIEGLRGAEAQAVKAAWLDLDVVQCGYCQSAQLMAASALLKQKPHPTDADIDLALSGIVCRCGTYPRIRAAIHQAAKR, from the coding sequence ATGACATCTCTGAACGTCAACGGCAGGATCGTCAGTGTCGAGACGGACGCCGATATGCCGCTCCTGTGGGTGCTGCGGTGCGAACTCAGGATGACCGGAACGAAGTTCGGCTGCGGCGTGGGAATCTGCGGCGCCTGCACCGTGCATCTGGACGGCCATGCGGCGCTCTCGTGTCAAACGCCGGTCTCGACCGTCGGCGAGCAGAAGGTCACGACGATCGAAGGCCTGCGCGGCGCCGAGGCTCAGGCAGTCAAGGCGGCCTGGCTCGATCTGGACGTCGTGCAATGCGGATATTGCCAGAGCGCGCAACTGATGGCGGCCAGCGCGCTATTGAAGCAGAAGCCGCATCCTACCGATGCTGACATCGATCTGGCGCTTTCCGGCATCGTTTGCCGTTGTGGCACGTACCCGCGCATACGGGCGGCGATTCATCAGGCGGCAAAACGATAG
- a CDS encoding xanthine dehydrogenase family protein molybdopterin-binding subunit, protein MMKRRTFLIGGAGAVGALLIGWSALPPRQRLTTSVPLPAEGAQVALNGWVKIAADNSVTVMMCKAEMGQGIHTGLAMVLADELDADWSQVKVQNSPIDKIYNNLQGVVDDLPFRPDDASALSRLSDWLARKLAREGGTMMTGGSSSVNDLWMPMREAGASARVMLVGAAADLWKVPASECRVEAGKVLHASGHAARFGELAALAAQQPLPVRVVLKEPSEFKLIGKPLRRIEAGSKINGTARFGIDAQPPDLLYASVVMCPTLGGSVRHFDGAAVAAKPGIVKVFAVAPYNGGTGGVAVIADNPFRAMNAVTAVEVEWNNGAAATLSSADVDRRLGQALDSSRGHTYYQLGDVDAALRKAAQTITAEYRAPYLAHGPVEPVNCTVQFRDGEAIVWVSTQVPALARTHVAKVLGIDADKVCVKSQLLGGAFGRRLEMDFVSQASAIAREAEGKPVQTLWSRAQDMTHDFYRPACRSRFKAGLDASGKLIAWHNTSASQAIVPESLARNYSIPRVPIDKTTSEGAFDQPYEWPNVRVGHKIVDLPVPVGFWRSVGHSHQAFFTESFMDELAVAAGQDPVAFRLGLLTEHPRHQAVLQRAATLSGWGKPLARAADGARCARGVALHEAFGSVVVQVAEVSLAPNKTVRVHRVVCVIDCGLPVNPNLIRQQMESAIVFGLSAALQDEITIVNGQVQQQNFLEFPVVRMCECPVIETEIMPSQAHPQGVGEPGTPPIAPAVANALFALTGQRLRTLPLKVA, encoded by the coding sequence ATGATGAAGCGCAGAACCTTCCTGATCGGTGGTGCCGGCGCGGTGGGCGCGCTGCTGATTGGCTGGTCGGCGCTGCCGCCGCGCCAGCGTCTGACGACCTCAGTGCCGTTGCCGGCAGAGGGTGCCCAGGTGGCGCTCAACGGCTGGGTCAAGATCGCCGCGGACAACAGCGTCACCGTCATGATGTGCAAGGCGGAGATGGGGCAGGGCATCCACACCGGCCTCGCGATGGTGCTGGCCGACGAGCTCGACGCCGACTGGTCGCAGGTGAAGGTCCAAAACTCGCCCATCGACAAGATCTACAACAACCTGCAGGGCGTCGTCGACGACCTGCCGTTTCGCCCGGACGACGCCAGCGCACTCAGCCGTCTCTCGGACTGGCTGGCGCGCAAGCTTGCCCGCGAAGGCGGCACGATGATGACGGGCGGCTCGTCGAGCGTCAACGATCTCTGGATGCCCATGCGCGAAGCCGGTGCGTCGGCCCGCGTGATGCTGGTCGGCGCTGCCGCCGACCTGTGGAAGGTGCCGGCTTCCGAATGCCGCGTGGAGGCGGGCAAGGTGCTGCATGCGTCCGGTCATGCAGCCCGCTTCGGCGAACTGGCCGCGCTGGCTGCGCAGCAGCCGCTGCCCGTCAGGGTGGTGTTGAAGGAACCGTCTGAGTTCAAGCTCATCGGCAAGCCCCTGCGGCGCATCGAAGCCGGGTCGAAAATCAATGGGACCGCGCGCTTCGGCATCGATGCGCAGCCCCCCGACCTGTTGTACGCCAGCGTGGTGATGTGTCCGACACTGGGCGGCTCCGTGCGGCATTTCGACGGCGCTGCGGTCGCGGCGAAGCCAGGCATCGTCAAGGTGTTCGCGGTTGCGCCGTACAACGGCGGCACCGGCGGCGTCGCGGTGATTGCCGACAACCCCTTTCGCGCGATGAATGCGGTTACCGCCGTCGAAGTCGAGTGGAACAACGGTGCGGCTGCCACCCTGTCGAGCGCCGATGTCGACCGGCGCCTCGGGCAGGCGCTCGACAGCAGCCGGGGTCACACGTACTACCAACTTGGCGACGTCGATGCCGCGTTGAGAAAGGCCGCGCAGACCATCACCGCTGAATATCGCGCGCCATACCTTGCGCACGGCCCGGTTGAGCCGGTCAACTGCACGGTGCAGTTCAGGGATGGCGAGGCCATCGTGTGGGTGTCGACGCAGGTGCCGGCGCTCGCCCGCACACACGTTGCGAAAGTGCTGGGCATCGATGCCGACAAGGTCTGCGTGAAGTCGCAACTGCTCGGTGGCGCGTTCGGACGGCGGCTGGAGATGGACTTCGTCTCGCAGGCCTCGGCTATCGCGCGCGAAGCGGAAGGCAAGCCGGTGCAAACGCTCTGGTCGCGCGCGCAGGACATGACGCACGACTTCTATCGCCCGGCCTGCCGCTCGCGCTTCAAGGCAGGTCTCGACGCTTCAGGGAAGCTGATCGCCTGGCATAACACGTCGGCCAGTCAGGCGATCGTGCCGGAGTCGCTCGCGCGCAACTACAGCATACCGCGCGTTCCGATCGACAAGACCACGTCGGAAGGCGCGTTCGACCAGCCATACGAATGGCCGAATGTGCGCGTCGGCCACAAGATCGTCGACCTGCCGGTGCCCGTGGGCTTCTGGCGCTCGGTCGGTCATTCGCATCAGGCATTTTTCACCGAGAGCTTCATGGACGAACTCGCGGTGGCGGCAGGCCAGGACCCGGTGGCCTTTCGCCTCGGCCTCCTGACAGAGCATCCGCGCCATCAGGCGGTGTTGCAGCGTGCGGCGACGCTGTCCGGTTGGGGCAAGCCGCTCGCGCGAGCCGCCGATGGCGCCCGATGCGCACGCGGCGTCGCGCTGCACGAGGCGTTCGGCAGCGTCGTCGTGCAGGTGGCGGAGGTTTCGCTGGCACCCAACAAGACCGTTCGTGTGCACCGGGTGGTGTGTGTGATCGATTGCGGTCTGCCGGTGAACCCGAACCTGATTCGTCAGCAGATGGAGAGCGCGATTGTCTTCGGCCTGTCGGCCGCCCTGCAGGACGAGATCACGATCGTCAACGGGCAGGTGCAGCAGCAGAATTTTCTCGAGTTCCCGGTTGTGCGCATGTGCGAGTGCCCGGTCATCGAAACCGAGATCATGCCGAGTCAGGCGCATCCTCAAGGCGTCGGCGAACCGGGTACGCCGCCGATCGCGCCAGCCGTGGCCAATGCGCTGTTTGCGCTGACGGGCCAGCGTCTGCGTACGTTGCCGCTGAAAGTCGCATGA
- a CDS encoding histidine phosphatase family protein, translating into MNATAAAQAVARPEIWLIRHGETEWSLSGQHTGRTDIPLTPRGREQAHALASHLAGQRFDRVLTSPMSRALETCHQAGLGEQAEVEPDLSEWNYGIYEGRTTKEISDSVPGWSVWNSPIPEGESLEQIQARARSLIQRLLASGGRIALFSHAHFLRVFGGCWIGDSAALGAHLFLDTASISILGFDHENRAIRQWNTRCAP; encoded by the coding sequence ATGAACGCAACCGCTGCCGCTCAAGCCGTCGCCCGCCCCGAGATCTGGCTGATCCGTCATGGCGAAACCGAATGGAGCCTCTCAGGCCAGCATACGGGGCGCACCGATATCCCGTTGACCCCGCGCGGACGTGAACAGGCGCACGCGCTGGCATCGCATCTCGCGGGGCAGCGCTTCGATCGCGTGCTGACGAGCCCGATGTCGCGCGCGCTGGAAACCTGCCACCAGGCGGGGCTCGGCGAGCAGGCCGAAGTGGAGCCGGACCTGAGCGAATGGAACTACGGCATCTATGAAGGGCGCACAACGAAAGAGATCAGCGATAGCGTGCCAGGCTGGTCCGTGTGGAATTCGCCGATTCCAGAGGGCGAAAGCCTCGAGCAGATTCAGGCGCGGGCGCGATCGCTGATTCAGCGTCTGCTCGCGTCGGGCGGGCGCATCGCACTGTTCTCGCACGCGCACTTTCTTCGCGTATTCGGCGGCTGCTGGATTGGCGATTCAGCCGCGCTCGGCGCGCATCTCTTTCTCGACACGGCGTCGATCAGTATTCTTGGCTTCGATCACGAGAACCGCGCGATACGTCAGTGGAATACGCGTTGCGCGCCGTGA
- a CDS encoding PA4780 family RIO1-like protein kinase, which translates to MKVPKRLIPLVEEGLIDEVIGQLMSGKEATVYVVRSGDSTRCAKVYKDAKQRSFRQATSYLEGRKVKNSRQARAMEKGTRYGRQMQEELWQNAEVDALFRLDNAGVRVPQPYICTDGVLLMELVVDATGDVAPRLNDVDLTEARALELHALLLNQVVRMLCAGVIHGDLSEYNILLAADGPVIIDLPQAVDAAGNNEAAAMLERDVDNLAAYFGRFAPRLLTASYGKEIWTLFEAGALHVDVELTGRVEEDTQPVDLDAVLQELEETRLDEDARVRRQQELSAG; encoded by the coding sequence ATGAAAGTACCCAAACGACTCATCCCGCTTGTCGAAGAAGGTCTCATCGACGAAGTGATCGGCCAGTTGATGAGCGGCAAGGAAGCTACGGTCTACGTCGTGCGCAGCGGCGACTCGACGCGATGCGCGAAGGTCTACAAGGACGCGAAGCAACGCAGCTTCCGACAGGCGACTTCGTATCTGGAAGGCCGCAAGGTCAAGAACAGCCGACAGGCGCGCGCAATGGAGAAAGGCACGCGCTACGGCCGCCAGATGCAGGAAGAACTGTGGCAGAACGCCGAGGTGGATGCGCTGTTCCGACTCGACAATGCGGGCGTGCGCGTGCCGCAGCCCTACATCTGCACCGACGGCGTGCTGCTGATGGAACTGGTCGTCGATGCAACGGGCGACGTCGCGCCGCGCCTGAACGACGTGGACCTGACCGAAGCACGCGCCCTGGAACTGCACGCGCTGCTGCTCAACCAGGTGGTCCGCATGCTGTGTGCCGGTGTGATTCACGGCGACCTTTCCGAGTACAACATCCTGCTCGCGGCGGACGGACCGGTGATCATCGATCTGCCACAGGCCGTCGACGCGGCCGGCAACAACGAAGCGGCGGCGATGCTCGAACGCGACGTCGACAACCTGGCCGCCTACTTTGGCCGGTTTGCGCCGCGGCTTCTCACCGCGAGTTACGGCAAGGAAATCTGGACGCTCTTCGAAGCGGGCGCACTGCACGTCGATGTCGAACTGACAGGCCGTGTCGAGGAAGACACCCAACCCGTCGACCTCGATGCCGTGCTGCAGGAACTCGAAGAGACGCGTCTCGACGAAGATGCGCGGGTGCGCAGACAGCAAGAACTCAGCGCCGGTTGA
- a CDS encoding type VI secretion system amidase effector protein Tae4, with protein sequence MPNRKTVVRTNPTSNSIKEVSLKVLTFRELWDNYATGDPYNDPNGQYGNQCAIRMSVTFHRVGIEMKSFSQKLVKPAAGRSSVGRLLLDGKPTATRADELAEWLQLRPIAGLPPAENITGPDWASRVKGRTGIIAFSRYWTRDGEKSDDASGGHIDLWNGTRLTISGPIDSFATIGRMLGMNSFFAGYSFGFSDLRQSKQILFWEVK encoded by the coding sequence ATGCCGAACAGAAAAACAGTGGTCAGAACAAACCCAACGTCCAATTCAATCAAGGAAGTGTCACTGAAGGTGCTGACCTTTCGGGAATTGTGGGACAACTACGCGACGGGTGATCCGTACAACGATCCGAACGGGCAATACGGGAATCAGTGTGCGATACGCATGAGTGTAACCTTCCATCGCGTCGGCATCGAGATGAAGTCGTTCTCTCAGAAGCTGGTCAAGCCGGCTGCCGGCAGGTCGAGCGTCGGTCGCCTTTTGCTCGATGGCAAGCCTACAGCCACGCGGGCCGACGAGTTGGCCGAGTGGCTACAATTGCGGCCAATCGCTGGGCTTCCGCCGGCAGAGAACATTACCGGACCGGATTGGGCATCCAGGGTCAAGGGCCGAACCGGCATCATTGCCTTTTCCCGATACTGGACACGCGATGGCGAAAAGTCGGACGATGCGAGCGGAGGGCATATTGACCTCTGGAACGGAACCCGACTGACCATCAGCGGCCCGATAGACTCGTTCGCAACAATTGGCCGAATGCTAGGTATGAACTCCTTTTTCGCGGGGTACTCGTTCGGATTCTCAGATTTGAGGCAGTCCAAACAAATCTTGTTCTGGGAAGTAAAGTGA
- a CDS encoding PAAR domain-containing protein, giving the protein MRKAAVRDGDPTTTGGYVIGTSTRINDKGKKVALTDDHATCGNCTGTYRIFGTGKGMSDKGRAVVVDGDSVLCPCGKNRVIVGSNPGIFLNTDRGSAVARNAASAAQSAIATGASVATYDEQVRAAASGGALDGYPYFVETADGRTFSGRVGANGLLPRIETDVAGTYAIYWGDEALARRVGA; this is encoded by the coding sequence ATGCGTAAAGCAGCGGTCCGCGACGGCGATCCTACAACAACGGGCGGGTACGTCATTGGCACTTCGACCAGGATTAACGATAAGGGGAAGAAGGTTGCCCTGACTGACGATCACGCCACCTGTGGGAACTGCACGGGTACATACAGGATATTCGGGACCGGAAAAGGAATGTCGGACAAGGGACGGGCGGTGGTTGTCGATGGCGATTCCGTACTTTGCCCCTGCGGAAAGAACCGGGTTATCGTCGGCAGCAATCCGGGAATCTTTCTCAATACGGACCGGGGTTCGGCGGTTGCACGCAACGCGGCGAGCGCGGCGCAATCCGCCATCGCGACAGGCGCATCCGTCGCGACCTATGACGAACAAGTTCGCGCCGCCGCGTCGGGCGGCGCGCTCGACGGCTATCCGTACTTTGTCGAAACGGCGGACGGGCGCACGTTCTCTGGACGTGTAGGTGCGAACGGGCTGTTGCCCCGGATCGAAACCGATGTGGCCGGCACGTACGCGATCTATTGGGGCGACGAAGCCCTTGCGAGACGGGTAGGGGCCTGA
- a CDS encoding FdhF/YdeP family oxidoreductase has product MKKPEARIEPYTHPAAGWGALKYVAINLIKEKVAGGNYRTLLAQNQPDGFDCPGCAWPDREHASTFEFCENGVKAVAAEATGKRVTPAFFEEHTVSELMGQSDFELEQHGRLTDPLVYDALRDRYVPIGWDEAFDLIARHLQALDDPDRAAFYTSGRASNEAAFLYQLFVRMYGTNNFPDCSNMCHEATSRGLPHTVGVGKGTVTLDDFEHADTLLLFGQNPATNHPRMLGELRECAKRGATIVSINPLKERGLERFASPQHPVEMLTMGSTKISSVFIRPKVGGDFALIKGVAKRLIELDDEAVVSGQERVLDMDFIAGHTVGFDAFADDLRAESWDTIVAEAGVTFEEVLRLADIYVQGRAVISTWGMGLTQHKNSVPTVQILSNLMMMRGNIGRRGAGLCPVRGHSNVQGDRTVGIEEQPTQEFLDRLGEVYNFEPPREHGLDVVNTIQAMLDGRVKVFIGLGGNFSIATPDTPRTWEAMRSCDLTVHITTKLNRSHLVHGRDALILPTLGRTEIDLQNGVAQGVSVEDSMSMVHISYGMNRPASPNLLSEIAIVARMAHATLGSDKVDWLAHANDYALIRHGIAKVIDGFDDYNERLKHPGGFHLGVASRERIWKTPSGKAQFLVHAIAVDTPIHRARARHGQRLMTLMTTRSHDQYNTTIYGLDDRYRGVYGQRRVLFANREDIAMLGFAAGQRVDITSVWDDGIERRADGFLLVEYDIPRGCLGAYYPETNPLVPLSSVADGAGTPTSKSIPVLLTACVEAVAA; this is encoded by the coding sequence ATGAAGAAACCAGAAGCCCGTATCGAACCGTACACGCATCCAGCGGCAGGCTGGGGCGCGCTGAAGTACGTCGCGATCAATCTCATCAAGGAAAAGGTCGCGGGCGGCAACTATCGGACGCTGCTCGCGCAGAACCAGCCGGACGGCTTCGATTGCCCCGGTTGCGCGTGGCCGGATCGCGAGCACGCGTCGACGTTCGAATTCTGCGAGAACGGCGTCAAGGCCGTGGCCGCCGAGGCGACCGGCAAACGCGTGACGCCCGCCTTCTTCGAGGAGCACACGGTTTCGGAACTGATGGGGCAGTCCGACTTCGAACTCGAACAGCACGGCCGGCTGACGGACCCGCTCGTCTACGATGCGCTCCGCGACCGCTACGTGCCGATCGGCTGGGACGAGGCGTTCGACCTGATCGCCCGGCATCTGCAGGCACTCGACGATCCTGACCGCGCGGCCTTCTACACGTCCGGCCGAGCGAGCAACGAAGCCGCGTTTCTGTACCAGCTGTTCGTGCGCATGTACGGCACCAACAACTTCCCCGACTGCTCGAACATGTGCCACGAGGCGACGAGCCGCGGCCTGCCGCATACGGTCGGCGTCGGCAAGGGCACCGTGACGCTCGACGACTTCGAACACGCCGATACGCTGCTTCTGTTCGGGCAGAACCCGGCCACCAACCATCCCCGCATGCTCGGCGAACTGCGCGAGTGCGCGAAGCGTGGCGCGACCATCGTATCGATCAATCCGTTGAAGGAGCGCGGGCTCGAACGATTTGCCAGCCCGCAGCACCCGGTTGAAATGCTCACGATGGGCAGCACGAAGATCAGTTCCGTCTTCATCCGGCCGAAGGTCGGCGGCGACTTTGCGCTGATCAAGGGCGTCGCCAAGCGCTTGATCGAACTCGACGACGAAGCTGTCGTGTCCGGGCAGGAACGCGTGCTCGACATGGACTTTATCGCCGGGCACACGGTCGGCTTCGATGCGTTCGCCGACGATCTGCGCGCCGAAAGCTGGGACACGATCGTCGCGGAAGCGGGCGTGACGTTCGAAGAGGTGCTCAGGCTCGCCGACATCTACGTGCAGGGCCGCGCGGTGATCTCGACGTGGGGCATGGGTCTCACGCAGCACAAGAACTCCGTGCCGACCGTGCAGATCCTGTCGAACCTGATGATGATGCGCGGCAATATCGGCCGGCGCGGCGCGGGGCTGTGCCCGGTGCGCGGCCACTCGAACGTGCAGGGCGATCGCACGGTCGGCATCGAGGAACAACCCACGCAAGAGTTCCTCGACCGGCTCGGCGAAGTCTATAACTTCGAGCCGCCGCGCGAGCATGGCCTCGATGTCGTCAACACGATTCAGGCAATGCTCGATGGGCGGGTGAAGGTGTTCATCGGACTCGGCGGTAACTTCTCGATCGCGACGCCGGATACGCCGCGCACGTGGGAAGCGATGCGTTCGTGCGACCTGACCGTCCATATCACGACCAAGCTGAACCGCAGCCACCTCGTGCACGGTCGCGATGCGCTGATCCTGCCGACACTCGGCCGCACCGAAATCGATTTGCAGAATGGGGTCGCGCAGGGCGTGAGCGTCGAGGACTCGATGAGCATGGTGCACATTTCCTACGGCATGAACCGGCCGGCTTCGCCGAATCTGCTGTCGGAAATCGCGATTGTGGCGCGCATGGCGCACGCGACGCTCGGCAGCGACAAGGTTGACTGGCTCGCGCACGCGAACGATTACGCGCTGATCCGCCACGGCATCGCCAAGGTGATCGACGGCTTTGACGACTACAACGAGCGCCTGAAGCATCCGGGCGGCTTTCATCTGGGCGTCGCTTCGCGGGAGCGGATCTGGAAGACGCCGAGCGGCAAGGCGCAGTTTCTCGTGCACGCCATCGCGGTCGATACACCGATCCACCGCGCCCGCGCCCGGCACGGCCAGCGCCTGATGACGCTGATGACCACGCGCTCCCACGACCAGTACAACACGACGATCTACGGTCTGGACGACCGCTATCGCGGCGTGTACGGCCAGCGCCGCGTGCTGTTCGCGAACAGGGAAGACATCGCGATGCTCGGCTTTGCGGCCGGTCAGCGCGTGGACATCACGAGCGTGTGGGATGACGGAATCGAACGTCGTGCCGATGGCTTTCTACTCGTCGAGTACGACATCCCGCGCGGATGCCTCGGCGCGTACTACCCGGAGACGAATCCGCTCGTGCCGCTGTCGTCGGTAGCGGATGGGGCCGGGACGCCTACGTCAAAGTCGATTCCGGTGCTCCTGACCGCGTGTGTGGAGGCTGTGGCGGCCTGA